ATCTCTATATAATTGTTCTATTCCTTGATCTTTAGTGTATCCATATCCACCATGAATTTGCATAGCATCGCTTGTTATTTCCATTGCCAAATCTGTGAATAATGATTTTACCACAGGAGTCATGAGGGAAACATAATCTAAAGCCTCCTGACGAGTTTTTTCATCTGGATGATTTAAACTTACTTCAGTTTGCTGTGACAACCAAAAACATAAAGCTCTTTCACCTTCAATAATTGATTTCATATTGAGTAGGGTTCTTCTAATGTCAGCATGTTCAATTATAAAATCTGCTCCGTTTTTAGACTTCGAATTATTTGATTTTCCTTGTTTTCTCTCTTTCGCATAAGTAAGTGAGTTTTGATAAGCAATTTCAGAGATACCTAGACCTTGTATACCAACTACAATTCTTTCGAGATTCATCATAGTGAACATTGCACTTAATCCTTTTTCTTTGGCACCAATCATATACCCAGTAGCATCATCAAAATTTAATACGCAAGTTGCTGAACCCTTTATTCCCATCTTGGTCTCAATAGACCCTGTAGATATCCCATTTCTTGGTCCGATTGTTCCATCATCTTTAACAACAAATTTTGGAACTAAAAATAAACTTATTCCTTTAGTACCTTCTGGAGAGTCATCTGCTCTTGCTAAAACTAGATGAATAATATTTTCAGTTAAATCATGATCTCCAGATGTAATGAAAATTTTTTGACCACTTATTTTATAAGTTCCATCAGTTTGTTTCTTAGCTTTTGTTCTTAGTAAACCTAAATCAGTGCCACATACTGGCTCGGTTAGGCACATGGTGCCGCTCCATTTTCCCTCAACTATTTTTGGTAAATATTTATTTTTTATTTCATCTGTTGCATGATGATTAATACAATTATATGCGCCTATACTTAGTTCACTGTATAACTTAAAAGACAGACTTGCTGAGGAAAGCATTTCATCAAAAAATGCACTTACGGTTTTTGGCATACCTTGACCCCCATATTTTGGATCACAAGAAAGTGAAGTCCATCCATCCTCAATATACTTTTTGTAAGCTTCTTTATAACCTGGGGGAGTTCTCACTACTCCATTTTCTAAAACTGCAGGATTTTCATCGCCAGCTTTTGCTAACGGTAAAATTAAATTTTGATTAATTTTTGCTGCCTCCTGTAAAATATCTTTCACTAAATCAGAGGTCACCTCTTTATATTTTTCTAATTCGTTATATTTTTGATTATTTCTAAGTTTTTCAAATAGAAACATCATGTCATCAACAGGAGCAGTATAACTTGGCATAATATGATTTTAAGATAATTAATTAGTTATTGCAATTTTGAAATGATCGCATCACCCATTTGAGAAGTAGAAACTTCTTTCATTTTATCAGACATAATATCTTTTGTTCTCAACCCATCATTAAGGGCCTCTTGAACAGCTTTTTCTAAGGCCTCTGCCTCTTTATCTAA
The DNA window shown above is from Candidatus Pelagibacter sp. RS39 and carries:
- a CDS encoding acyl-CoA dehydrogenase C-terminal domain-containing protein; its protein translation is MPSYTAPVDDMMFLFEKLRNNQKYNELEKYKEVTSDLVKDILQEAAKINQNLILPLAKAGDENPAVLENGVVRTPPGYKEAYKKYIEDGWTSLSCDPKYGGQGMPKTVSAFFDEMLSSASLSFKLYSELSIGAYNCINHHATDEIKNKYLPKIVEGKWSGTMCLTEPVCGTDLGLLRTKAKKQTDGTYKISGQKIFITSGDHDLTENIIHLVLARADDSPEGTKGISLFLVPKFVVKDDGTIGPRNGISTGSIETKMGIKGSATCVLNFDDATGYMIGAKEKGLSAMFTMMNLERIVVGIQGLGISEIAYQNSLTYAKERKQGKSNNSKSKNGADFIIEHADIRRTLLNMKSIIEGERALCFWLSQQTEVSLNHPDEKTRQEALDYVSLMTPVVKSLFTDLAMEITSDAMQIHGGYGYTKDQGIEQLYRDNRITPIYEGTNSVQASDLVFRKLSNKNGNIINKFLDQVKSECKTDNEKIEPFLSEFNKNLDTLKKFSDWMTDKAKTEKDDVSAAANDYLKTLGYVSIAYAWIKVLEVSFKDYEENKNFYNDKIDTARFYFDKVLPRAEQHYKSAISGSSNIMNFKFN